One stretch of bacterium DNA includes these proteins:
- a CDS encoding PEGA domain-containing protein — protein MLRNKWFMGVVIALAVLVLAWQLIPFIVERVSRHKGPSETNIAKTAVQTAPELDVEVPTRDVGLEVSGQAAASAVSAVARPGEAEAKWMGEFAAASRDTSRSPFQRKYEGLGKIFIRSRPGGAEIYINNTLMPKQTDWLVPVSFPAGKYLVELRKEGYNPYVTDLVVPEGFSDFEEITTINAALRKKPEASAQQVQRNLLYVRGEPPVRVAMIMHSGKQSWAVIQRLPLSEGIKWVVTEGEDIQFSTPTGGPRGAEEVSQRIRIIRILPEVVTIRNLLINLDYDFPIGGTWGSETKQEAAAKS, from the coding sequence TTGCTCAGGAATAAGTGGTTTATGGGTGTGGTCATCGCTTTGGCCGTTCTTGTTCTCGCATGGCAGTTGATTCCGTTTATCGTGGAGAGGGTATCGCGGCACAAGGGCCCCAGTGAGACCAATATAGCTAAGACCGCTGTCCAAACGGCTCCTGAGTTGGATGTTGAGGTGCCCACGCGGGACGTTGGGCTTGAAGTGTCTGGCCAGGCGGCCGCCTCGGCGGTATCGGCAGTAGCTCGACCAGGCGAGGCTGAGGCCAAATGGATGGGGGAGTTTGCGGCCGCGAGCAGGGATACTTCCAGGTCGCCATTTCAGCGTAAATATGAGGGACTGGGCAAGATATTCATAAGGTCACGCCCCGGCGGTGCAGAGATTTATATCAATAATACATTGATGCCAAAGCAGACCGACTGGCTGGTTCCCGTGAGTTTTCCGGCTGGCAAGTATCTGGTGGAGCTGAGGAAGGAGGGCTATAACCCTTACGTTACGGACCTTGTGGTCCCGGAAGGGTTCAGCGATTTTGAAGAGATCACAACCATAAATGCCGCTCTGCGCAAGAAGCCTGAGGCGAGCGCGCAGCAAGTCCAGAGAAACCTCTTATATGTTCGCGGCGAGCCGCCGGTTCGAGTGGCTATGATAATGCATAGCGGCAAGCAGTCGTGGGCAGTAATCCAACGATTGCCGCTATCTGAGGGCATCAAATGGGTAGTCACAGAGGGGGAGGACATCCAGTTCTCAACACCGACTGGCGGCCCAAGAGGCGCAGAAGAAGTGTCTCAGAGGATCAGGATCATCAGGATACTTCCTGAGGTCGTAACCATCCGCAATCTGTTGATCAACCTTGATTACGACTTCCCGATCGGAGGCACATGGGGTTCGGAAACCAAGCAGGAGGCCGCGGCGAAGTCGTAA
- the pilO gene encoding type 4a pilus biogenesis protein PilO, whose product MVLGRFGELPAGARIGIVAGVAVVFLVIVYFGLFNPIIQETKELRVKTGREQVRIEKAKELISHLTEKKLLLARMKEEAKVLMLKVPVDYNLPALLEQFASTAQRASINQLPIEQMDSYQHTLPGSDLPFYVIPIRMNNVDCRFKDLVKFLEGLGYLDRLVNIKWIDARRLTAEEKGGEYEIPGLRVDMQMETYQLKGAAAESASSGGVGNAGF is encoded by the coding sequence ATGGTACTAGGGCGGTTCGGCGAGCTTCCAGCGGGCGCGAGGATCGGTATCGTTGCCGGCGTGGCGGTTGTTTTTCTTGTGATAGTTTACTTTGGTTTATTCAATCCCATCATTCAGGAAACGAAGGAGCTCCGCGTCAAGACGGGGCGAGAGCAGGTGAGGATCGAAAAGGCAAAGGAACTCATCTCGCACCTGACGGAAAAGAAACTGCTCCTGGCAAGGATGAAGGAAGAGGCAAAAGTCTTGATGCTCAAGGTACCCGTTGATTACAACCTTCCGGCACTTCTGGAGCAGTTTGCCTCAACCGCCCAGCGAGCTAGTATCAATCAGCTTCCGATCGAGCAGATGGACAGTTACCAGCACACTTTGCCGGGGAGCGATCTCCCGTTCTATGTCATTCCTATCAGGATGAACAACGTTGACTGTAGGTTCAAGGACTTGGTGAAGTTTCTCGAGGGCTTAGGCTATCTGGACAGGCTCGTGAATATCAAGTGGATTGACGCTCGCCGGCTGACTGCGGAGGAGAAAGGCGGGGAGTATGAGATTCCTGGGCTGCGCGTGGACATGCAGATGGAGACGTATCAGCTCAAGGGCGCAGCGGCTGAGTCGGCTTCGTCAGGGGGCGTAGGGAATGCTGGGTTCTAA